Proteins co-encoded in one Candidatus Omnitrophota bacterium genomic window:
- the nusB gene encoding transcription antitermination factor NusB, producing MRKRTLARECALQILYQIDITGQFDDKTMPDFWSSREDVEQVSQSFANQLVQGVLDHKEALDKIISQYATNWRLDRMAVVDRNVLRLSCYELMFCDDIPPKVAINEAVDLAKKFSAPESGKFVNGIVDKIKQEKQKHIKDL from the coding sequence ATGCGTAAACGCACATTAGCGCGGGAATGCGCTCTGCAGATTTTATATCAGATTGACATAACAGGCCAGTTTGATGATAAGACTATGCCTGACTTCTGGTCTAGCCGTGAAGATGTAGAGCAGGTTTCGCAGAGTTTTGCTAATCAGTTAGTTCAGGGCGTGCTTGACCATAAGGAAGCTCTTGATAAGATCATTTCGCAATATGCCACTAACTGGAGGCTGGATAGAATGGCGGTGGTGGATAGGAACGTCCTGCGCTTGAGCTGCTATGAATTGATGTTTTGCGATGATATTCCGCCTAAGGTTGCTATCAATGAAGCTGTGGATTTAGCCAAGAAATTCTCCGCGCCTGAATCCGGAAAGTTTGTAAACGGCATTGTTGATAAAATCAAGCAGGAAAAACAAAAACACATCAAGGATTTATGA
- a CDS encoding PHP domain-containing protein, giving the protein MSFADLHLHTTFSDGTVEPEQLIAKVKKTNLAAISITDHDTVSGLLAASFYAQQQGLEVIPGIELSVDHGGIEVHLLGYFIDYLSKSFQDKLESLKTIRQERVYKICSKLKNIGVDLDPKDVFDIGGEGTVGRLHVARAMFAKGLIKTTQEAFQKYIGDNGPAYVCGFRFTIIEAIKFIKDFGGIAVLAHPYLLRNDKLIEEFVGYGLQGLEVYYPEHNFVLTQYYLEMADKYKLLVTGGSDYHGKAKPDVKIGQAKIPYELVEKLKQARKINE; this is encoded by the coding sequence ATGAGTTTTGCCGATCTGCATCTGCATACTACTTTTTCCGATGGCACAGTTGAGCCCGAACAGCTTATTGCTAAAGTAAAAAAGACAAATCTCGCGGCTATTTCGATTACTGACCATGATACTGTTTCGGGATTGCTTGCCGCCAGCTTTTACGCCCAACAGCAGGGCTTGGAAGTTATCCCGGGGATAGAGCTTAGCGTTGATCATGGCGGGATAGAGGTTCATTTGTTGGGTTATTTTATTGATTATTTATCGAAAAGTTTTCAAGATAAACTCGAATCCTTGAAGACTATCCGCCAAGAACGCGTATATAAAATCTGCTCTAAGCTAAAGAATATAGGAGTGGATTTAGATCCTAAAGATGTCTTTGATATTGGCGGTGAGGGCACAGTAGGCAGATTGCATGTCGCGCGGGCGATGTTTGCAAAGGGCTTGATCAAGACAACCCAAGAGGCGTTTCAGAAATATATCGGAGATAATGGCCCGGCCTATGTCTGTGGTTTTCGTTTTACTATTATTGAGGCGATAAAATTTATCAAGGATTTTGGAGGCATCGCGGTATTGGCGCACCCTTATCTATTAAGAAACGACAAGCTTATTGAAGAGTTTGTCGGTTACGGTTTGCAGGGTTTAGAAGTTTATTATCCGGAGCACAATTTTGTTCTTACGCAATATTATCTTGAGATGGCGGATAAGTATAAGCTTTTAGTTACCGGTGGTTCTGATTATCATGGTAAAGCCAAGCCGGATGTGAAAATCGGGCAGGCAAAGATCCCCTATGAGTTAGTAGAGAAATTAAAACAAGCCAGGAAAATAAATGAATAA
- the ribE gene encoding 6,7-dimethyl-8-ribityllumazine synthase, with protein MVKTIEGNLIAKQKKFALIASRFNDFVTKQLVAGCIDTLVRHGADEKDITLVWAPGAFELPLVASKMAESKTYDALICLGTVIRGSTPHFDYVAAEVSKGTAKVSLDAGLPVIFGVITADTIEQAIERAGTKDGNKGKDAAISAIEMANIMEKI; from the coding sequence ATGGTAAAAACAATAGAGGGAAACTTAATCGCAAAACAAAAGAAATTCGCGCTCATTGCTTCGCGGTTTAATGATTTTGTGACTAAGCAATTGGTTGCTGGCTGTATTGATACTTTGGTAAGGCATGGAGCTGACGAGAAAGATATAACATTGGTTTGGGCGCCGGGGGCATTTGAGTTGCCTTTAGTAGCATCAAAAATGGCTGAATCTAAAACCTACGACGCGCTTATCTGTTTAGGCACAGTAATACGCGGTTCTACTCCGCATTTCGATTATGTGGCTGCGGAAGTTTCAAAAGGCACAGCCAAGGTTTCTTTAGATGCAGGTTTGCCGGTTATTTTTGGGGTGATTACCGCTGATACAATTGAACAGGCTATTGAACGCGCTGGCACCAAAGACGGCAATAAAGGTAAAGACGCTGCCATAAGCGCTATAGAGATGGCAAACATCATGGAGAAAATCTAA